The DNA segment GCCACACTCCTCCACAATCATGTTGGGCACGTCCCGCTTGACGATGTTGTACTCGTCGTCGAAGTAGAGCATGGACATGgtgctcagcttggtggggataCAGCAGGAGTTCACCGTGCcagggttcaggccccgcatgcGGTACTGGTTCACCACGGCCGTGTGGAAGGAGGAGGCGGAGCCGGGGACCCCTGCCAGGTAGGCCGGGCAGCTGCCCTCACAGTAGTTCCCGTAGTAGCCGGTGGGCGCGATGATCCAGTCGTTCCAGCCGATGAGGCGGAAGTCGATGAAGAACTGTTGCCTGCAACAGAGGTTGGTCCGGCCATCGCACTCCAGGCCCCGCTTGCGGATGCGGTGCCTGCTGTCACCCAGCCGCGCCTGCACCACCACAAAGGGCCGGTGCGACTCCTCACCGGGGTCCACGAACACCGGCACCACGGCCAGCTCCTGGCAGCCGTCACACTGCACGTCCAGGTTGAGCCGGCGCTCGCCCCGCTCGAACAACGACTGGATGGCCTCGGTGAGCGGGAAGGTGTGCCAGCCGCTGCGCTTGAGGTCCACCTTCTTCTCCACCACGTTCCACCGGTCGCCGTGACCCTGCTCCTGGAAGTACACCTTGACCCGCACCTTCCTCCGACTGCCCTTCTCCAGGACGTAGGGCAGGAGCTTCAGGTAAAGCCACAGGCTGGCCTGCACCACAAACAGGTTCTGGTTGCCTTCGTTGGAGATGAAGAAGTACAGGCGGACCCGGGAGGAGGCAAGGCCATCTGTGGAGAAGTGGGAGAGCAGGCCAAGTTAATTCAAGGAGAACACGAGGCAACGCAGAAAGACACTGCTGCCTGATGCTGGAATGTGAACTTGCCACGCAGCTGGAAAACGTTATTGACCAGAAATGCCGTTTCTGGGGCCAGGGCCTCTCACTGGaacctgggagaggcagggaaaaatcattttccattGAGAAACCCGGACCGACTTGGAGCTGGAGGGTCCGGGCCTATAAAATCCTGCCTCACCTCTCCCAGGCCAGGGCTCCCTGGAGACAGGCTGTCAGGCCTCAAAGCTCAACAGAGGAACTTGTCAAGAGGCCAAGATCTTAACAAGTTGTTATGGGTATCTGtgaaatctggaaaacaaaaccaggatCGCACCGAGGATTTTGGGGTGGGTTGTTTcagtagagaatttttttttttttttttttttttggttaactcCGGGCATTGCAAAATCAAGCTGAGCCACCTACTGCCTCTTCCTAGTGTTTACCTAAGCATGATCTGATCCAACCCCCAGTGGATCCTCCACTGCAAACAAGCGAGCTCTGCTCAGATTTCTGACACGGGAACCTGTGCTTTGCAGGCTGCAAAGCGCAGCCTCCTTTCTGACGGGTTCCAAGGCACAGGACCTTCAGCCTTGAAACTTGAGGTCCACTCCTTTCGTGAGACACCGGCTCCCCGTTAATGGCGCGTTCAAAATCTCTGAGGAAAAGGGGAACTGGCTTGTTAAGTTTCCTCCATAATTCAGCTCAACAAGAGAAACCATGCCAACCGAGATACAACTACACACGCTCATCCTACATTTTTCAGTGACTCTTCTGAcaatttgtacttttttctttttctttttctttctctctctctctctctctttttttttttttttggcaggaagAACAAATAAGGCAACTGTGTGGCCATAGCTGGTTTTATCAAACCTCCTACCACCGCCCTGCAGCCCCCTCCTCAGGCTTCGCCTGGCTCCTCTAATAACACTGACATCTGACTTTGAAATGGGGGAAAGTGCAGCCTTAAAAGCTGGTCTTGGACGAGCTGCCTGTGACCTGAATCTGTTATTTATAAGTCAAAGAGCTGGCTCCGTGAAACGGACCAGAAATATACCAGCCCCCGCTGTCATTTTGTGCCACCGGGACCAAAAGGCCTCCTCGACCTTCCAGAATCACATTTCTACTCTGGGCCCCAAAGCACCTTTTAATCCAAGCTCTCTAATTGCATGTCGAGCTTTCCCTGACTCGGTCGGACAGCTAAAACGGCAATGCATTTCTTTCTAAGCACAAACCAGCCCGAttgtctctgcttttctccacACTCGGCCATGCAAAACTTTTCATCCCTTTTCATCCCCAGGCGGCACCAGCACCGTCTGCCTGCTGCCTGGAAGAGTGGGGGGCATTTTCAGCCTGGTGACACAACCGCTCCCCCCTCCTACAagctccctgcccaccccagcccagcccgcACCAGGGCTTCCCCCTCTGCGACCTTCTCCGCAGTCCCCTCGGCACAAATGGGGCTGAGCTCCAGGCACAAAAGCCAGCCTGGCTCATTCAAGTCCTGAAAAGGACAGCGGAGTGGAAAGCACTTGCAGCATTTCCGCGCGGgcacattttccttcttcttttaaagttccgaaagattttctctattattataTTTAGACAGTGGTAGAAATTTGCAATCCAGGGCCGGAAGAAAATTCCCAAAAGGACTCCTACCCTTTGTTAACTACGAACTCTGCGGCTCTAAAGTGAGGGGGCTGCTGCCGCTGCCAGGCAAGCCTAGAGGCACGGGGCTGCCCCCGAGCCGCGTCTTTCTCTGCGTAAATGATGGGACCTGTTGAGAAGCCTGCCTTCCGCCCGATTCCGGTGCCCACACAATCGGAAGAGAGGTTGCCTAGCTCTCCCCAGTGAGGCTTCAGCAATCCTGGCAAGCCCACGCTGCCCGGCGATGGAAGCGGCCCCGGGGCCTCTCACGCAGGCAcaggcgcgcgcacacacacacacacacacacacacacacacttacttctCCGGCCCACGGATATCAACAAGCACACACATCTCCAACCACACTGCTAAGCCTACACTCCGATCGtgggaaacaaaaacattaagcaaTCACCAAGCAAGTGCCCGCGGAGCCAGGGCCGCACGCATCTGCCGGGAGGGGGATGCGCGCCCAGAGGCGCTGGGGCCCGATTTCAGAGCAGTGGTGGAGGGCGAGGCGCTCAGTGGCGGGGACGGAGGAGCAGGGGTACGCTGCCTGAGGGAAGAGGACGGCAACCAGGACGGGGTGCACAGGGCCAGGGGCGAACGGCAGGGCCGGGAGTCAGCGCTTCCCCCAAGGTGCACTGGCTGCGGCGGCCAGAACGGGCAGGAAGGGAGTGGAAGAGGGTGGGGAATGAGGGCCGCAGCTGGCCGCCCGGGGGACCGACCCACCTGTCTCGGCGAAGCTGATGATCTCAGAGACGCGCTCCTGGCCGTCGGCGCCCGGGCTGGCGTGGCCGTCGAGGTGCGGGATCTCCACGCGGCCGTCTTCGCGCACCTTGCCCGCGTGCAGCTTGCGCAGGGCCGTGACCATGGCGGCCTTGGGCACGGCGTGCGTGATGTTGGGTCGGCCCCGCATCTGCAGGCGGCTCAAGATGTGTCGCTTCACCGCCTCCAGGAAGTCGCCGTCCACCCGGCCCAGCTCCTCTGGCCGCCGGAAGCCGCCGCACGACGTGCAGGTGTCCTGCGAGCCGCCGGGGGCtccgggcggcgggggcggcggcggcgcggcgggcgAAGGCGGGGGCGTGGGCGAGCCCCAGGCCTCGGGCCCCAACCAGCCGGCCGCCAGCAGCAAGAGGCAGGCGGCCCCCAGCGCCCGACCGGGCAGCCCGTCCATGGTGCGCCGCTGGCGACGAGGGCGCCCGCCGCGAGGCGAGCCGAGCCGAGCGCAGGGCCGGGCTCCGGGCTCCCGgcgcgccgccccgccccgcccccgcccgcgcccgcccgggcctccgcccgcccgcccgccgggaGGGCCGCCGCCGgctagcagggggagggggccggccAGGCCGCGGGGGTTCCCGCGCGACGGGGAAGGGGCGCCGAGGGCCGCGGGGGCCGGAGAGGCGCGCAGGCGAGGAGGGGGTCGGAGGGTCACTGCCGCGCGGGCGTCTCAGGGCGCCTCGGCATCCGCAGCCTTCCCCCCATCCTCTCCGCGTCGGGGCCCCGCAGCCCCCAGCTCCGGTGAAGCGaaagcggcggcggcggcgccttGGCCGCCGCGCGGGGAAGGTGGCGAAAGGGCTGGTCGACGCAACTTGGCCGAGACGGAAGCGAAGGCGCCCGAGTCCCCGGAGCGGAGCCGGGCGCGGCTTGGCGCGGCGCTGCGGCGGGCGCTGCGGCGGGGCCCCGCGCTCGCACCTGAGCGCCGAGGAAGGGCCGCGGCTGCCGGCGACGGGCCGGTAGTCTTCGCCGCGGGCCGGCGGGTGGGCGGCTGAACGGGGCGAGCGCAGTGGCGGGAGCGCCGGGGAGCGCTGGCCGCGCGGCCCCTCTCAGAGGCGGCGCGGAGCCCCCGGCCGCGGGCCCTGCAGTCCTCCCGGCGCGTCACACGGCAAAGTTGTCTTTAGGCTCCCGGGGCGCCGCATCCACCGGCGGGCGGGCCGGCCGCTGCGCGCTCCGCCGGGGCCTCCGCTCCGCCCGCCTTCtcgctgcctccctccctccgcctgcCTGCGCGGGCCGGCCAGGCGCGGGGCGCCGTGCGAGGAAGGCGAGGCGGAGGCAGGGCCCTTCTCGCCCCTGTCTCTGCTgcctgcggcggcggcggcgaggttGGTTCGAGCGCCTAAAAGTCTCGCAGCGTCCCCGGGTGCGGGTGCCCTAGCTCGCTCTCCCACTGGCACACGCCGCAGGGCCGGGAGAGAGCGGGCGGGTGGCGGCCGCGTCCCCGTGCCCGGCCGCGacacggtgcagagcctgccgaGGAGTTCTTCTCTTTGCCCTCTCTTCTTTTACTCTCCTCGTTTTTTctcccaagggggaaaaaaaagccgcACAATCTCCGTAAGTGCGCGCGCGTTGAGATAGACGTtggcataaaaaaaaaggggggggtggtggtgagcgAGTCTCGTCCTGGCCATGCGGGAGGAGGCTGTCCGTGCCTCCCCGCTCCGGCTTTCCcccggaggggggggggcggaatctGTTCAGGTCGCTGCCGCCCGCTCCCCACGCCCACCCCCGCTTCCCCCcgcttttttcctttctgccttcgCGGGAAGGAGGGGCGAGCCggcccgctcccctccccccacccccgcaatgCCCGGCCACTTTTGCAGTCTCGAAACTTTCCCACCACGTGGGCGCCCCGGACCCTCGCCCAACTGGGCGGCGGGCGACACCGACGGGCTCCCGGTCCGGGATCCCGGTGCTTGCCCCCCTCCCCGCGGTCGCGCAGGCCCTGCCCTCGTTCTGCGACCGGGAGAAACAACTCTCGCCGCGGCGGCCGGCCGCCCCCGGCCCTCCCGGGGTGCACCTTCTCGAGCTTGGCGAGGCGGGGGCGGCGGTTGCGGCCCCGGGCTGGCTCCGCGGGTGGATGTCGCTCCCGGGCTGCAGTGCCCTAGCCGAGCGCCTCGGGCCGCCGGCGCACTGGGCGAGGCGTGGGCCCCGCGGGCTGGAGGAGTAAAAGAGGCGGCGGCCGCTGGAGGCCTGGCCAGCCGCTGCCTCTGCCGGCTCCAAGCCCCAGGGAAATCCTCGTCCGTGCGGGGAACCAGCCTCGCGTCAGGGCGGCTCCGAGCCCCAGGACGAGGTCTCCAGCACCCCTATCCCCCCGCCCCAAGTGGTTGGTCTGGGTCTCAGACAAACCCGGGTTCCAGTGGAGACTCAGCCACTGGCAGCTTAGTAGGAGTGACCTTGGGTAGTCTTCCCCCTCTCTGCTTcccatctcctcatctgtaatgGGAGAGGACAATGACACATGTCACACCGTGGGAGCCTCAAACAACGCAACTTGGTGAAGCTCCTCACAGAACCCTATAAACTGTGATTCTAAAGCATCGTTTTTTGGGCAGCCAGACAAGCCACCCTGTCAATGAACACCGAACACCCAACCCATCCAGAACCCCGAGTGCAGTcgttccttctgtctctcctgaCGCCCCCACCTGGGTGTGGAGTAGCACAACAAGGCGGACAGGGCGCAGCGCCCGGGGCCAAGGAACTccaccctgccctcacccctcGCTCACCCAGACCCCTCACCCGCTGTGGCCGTGCCCTGCAACCGGCAGGACTGTGAGGCGGAATCAGGATGGGAAGTCATTCTGGCTCTCCTAGGATATTGGGGAACTAAAGTTGGAGCGGGTTCTCCAGCTcagcattccccaccccccacccccaagctccCCTTCTGCCTGCTTTGGGCCTGCCCCTGCCCGTGCCTCTGTGAGCTCAGCCCAGGCTGCAGCCCCGCGGAGACCGAGAAGCTGGAGGCCGagcgccccctccctcccaatcTGAGGAACCGCCCTGAAGGTGCCTGGTGTCTCCAACGGGGGACCATTGAGGCTGATAGGGGTTTATCAAgaggaagttggggggggggaagggggggccaGGAGGGTCCCCACAATGGCAGCGCTTCTGCCTCCTTAGGGCTTTCTCCAGAGCCCAGTTCCCTCCTGTTCCCAAATATGCAGCCGTCTATGGCCTCTGCTTGCACCGCCTGCCCTATCCTGGACCCTCTGAGCCTGTGATctctgggcaggaaggagggactTCTGCTTCCTGCGCTGTAGCCCTAAGCCAGGAGAGACCCACCTCCATGGCTTTGCTTGGATCTTCCCCCAGGTACACGTGCTCTGGTCCTCTGGGTCTTTCCATCACCACAGCCGCTAGCCACTTAGCAAACTCCTCCGTTCTTCAAGACCCAGCCTGATCCCCCCTCCTTGGTGAAGCCCGCCATGGCCCTCTTGTGCCCTGAATAGTTATTTGCCATATTAGGCCCCCTGGCCCGCTGCCTGGCTGTTGTTATACTCTcgtctgtctgtctcctctgtgGGGCCCCAGACTCCTGGAGGGCAAGGTCTCATGGGCCCTGTCTAATGCCAGATGAGGGGTGGCTTATTCAACTAATGCTTGGTtgatcaaatgaatgaatgatgagaaAAATCATGAAGCCAGTGAAGAAttgagcgcgcgcgcacacacacacacacacacacacacacaccccagcaaGAGCCCTCGCAGAAGCCGTCCTTGCCTGTTTGGCTACAACCgttctctctctgagccccacCCAGGCCAGACAAGGCTTGGAGGGAGCCTTTGGGAAGATGCAGCATCCTGCCCATTGACCTGGCTCCGGGGAGAGTCAAAAGCCACCTCAACCTTGCTGgtaagaggagggaagagaaggttgAGAGGAGGGTCCACGTTTTGCTCCCCTGGTGGAGAGCTGTCAGCCCCACTGCCAGTCGGCTGGGAGGGAACTGGGTCAAGCGGTAGTCAGAAA comes from the Acinonyx jubatus isolate Ajub_Pintada_27869175 chromosome C1, VMU_Ajub_asm_v1.0, whole genome shotgun sequence genome and includes:
- the INHBB gene encoding inhibin beta B chain; protein product: MDGLPGRALGAACLLLLAAGWLGPEAWGSPTPPPSPAAPPPPPPPGAPGGSQDTCTSCGGFRRPEELGRVDGDFLEAVKRHILSRLQMRGRPNITHAVPKAAMVTALRKLHAGKVREDGRVEIPHLDGHASPGADGQERVSEIISFAETDGLASSRVRLYFFISNEGNQNLFVVQASLWLYLKLLPYVLEKGSRRKVRVKVYFQEQGHGDRWNVVEKKVDLKRSGWHTFPLTEAIQSLFERGERRLNLDVQCDGCQELAVVPVFVDPGEESHRPFVVVQARLGDSRHRIRKRGLECDGRTNLCCRQQFFIDFRLIGWNDWIIAPTGYYGNYCEGSCPAYLAGVPGSASSFHTAVVNQYRMRGLNPGTVNSCCIPTKLSTMSMLYFDDEYNIVKRDVPNMIVEECGCA